Proteins encoded in a region of the Bombiscardovia apis genome:
- a CDS encoding FtsW/RodA/SpoVE family cell cycle protein, giving the protein MILTRLRRMGLLLLALFIGFIGFFQMFARTRGSIPAEYVLLLTITALLFIALWVVLEIYQPYASQVILPCLVILSSLGVTMIARIDMRNAKVGSPTAVGVNQLIWLCLALVLCGALAIALKDYRVLRKFSYVSMVVGIILLLSPMIPGFGREIGGARIWVGIGSHTLQPGEFAKLFLAFFFAAYLFDHRDQLAVAGKKFLGMRMPRMKDLGPIIVVWALSLGVLVMQHDLGTSLMFFAMFVSMLYVATGRKSWIAIGAVFFIAGAVAATFLFAHVGARVDAWLHPFSPEEYNKAFGGSGQLVRGIFGLATGGLLGTGLGQGHPWITPLANSDFIYSSVGEELGLTGLLVVLALYLVIVSAGMVVAMKIQDGFGKLLASGLVFTMAFQVFTVVGGITLVIPLTGLTMPYMAAGGSSLIANCLLAVLLIVISNAANRPAPEVSSDTFRYEALAVLREHEIGQQREEQELSEATPRTSENSSAQEVSYE; this is encoded by the coding sequence ATGATTCTTACCCGCTTACGTCGTATGGGATTACTGCTCTTGGCGCTGTTTATCGGCTTCATCGGTTTCTTCCAGATGTTTGCCCGCACCCGCGGTAGCATTCCCGCCGAATACGTGCTATTGCTAACCATCACAGCCCTACTCTTCATTGCGCTTTGGGTGGTTCTGGAAATTTACCAGCCCTATGCCAGCCAAGTAATTTTGCCTTGCTTGGTGATTTTGAGCTCGCTCGGTGTCACGATGATTGCCCGTATTGATATGCGCAACGCCAAGGTCGGTTCGCCCACGGCAGTAGGCGTCAACCAGCTTATTTGGCTCTGCCTGGCCTTGGTTTTATGCGGCGCGCTAGCCATTGCATTGAAGGACTACCGGGTCTTGCGCAAGTTCTCCTACGTAAGCATGGTGGTGGGCATCATTCTTCTCCTCTCCCCCATGATTCCGGGCTTTGGCCGCGAAATTGGCGGCGCGCGCATCTGGGTGGGCATCGGTTCCCACACCCTGCAGCCGGGCGAATTTGCCAAGCTCTTTCTCGCTTTCTTCTTCGCTGCATACCTCTTCGACCACCGCGATCAGCTGGCCGTAGCCGGCAAGAAATTCCTCGGTATGCGCATGCCTCGTATGAAGGATTTGGGGCCGATTATTGTAGTTTGGGCACTCTCGCTGGGCGTGCTAGTCATGCAGCACGACTTGGGCACCTCGCTCATGTTCTTCGCTATGTTCGTCTCCATGCTCTACGTGGCCACTGGCCGCAAGTCATGGATTGCTATCGGCGCAGTTTTCTTCATCGCTGGCGCAGTAGCTGCCACCTTCCTTTTCGCCCACGTAGGCGCCCGCGTCGATGCTTGGCTTCACCCCTTCAGCCCTGAGGAATACAACAAGGCTTTCGGCGGCTCCGGCCAGCTGGTACGCGGTATTTTCGGCCTCGCAACTGGTGGTCTGCTAGGCACCGGATTGGGGCAGGGCCACCCGTGGATTACCCCTCTGGCCAACTCCGATTTCATCTACTCGTCTGTGGGCGAGGAGCTCGGACTCACTGGTTTGCTCGTAGTCTTAGCTCTTTACTTGGTCATCGTCTCCGCGGGCATGGTCGTTGCTATGAAAATCCAAGACGGCTTCGGCAAGCTCCTCGCTTCCGGTTTAGTTTTCACTATGGCGTTCCAGGTCTTCACCGTAGTGGGCGGCATCACGCTCGTTATCCCTCTGACCGGTTTAACTATGCCATACATGGCAGCGGGCGGATCATCACTTATCGCTAACTGCCTCTTAGCTGTCTTGCTAATCGTCATCTCCAACGCTGCCAACCGACCCGCGCCAGAAGTTTCCTCGGACACCTTCCGCTATGAAGCGCTAGCTGTGTTGCGCGAGCATGAGATTGGGCAGCAGCGCGAAGAACAAGAGCTGAGCGAGGCTACTCCCCGCACTAGTGAAAACTCTTCAGCTCAGGAGGTTAGCTATGAATAA
- a CDS encoding PP2C family protein-serine/threonine phosphatase, which yields MTTTTASTSTNTGLFISSTTISDIGYVRSDNQDSSFAGQHLIAMCDGMGGHAGGDTASTIAIRSLAHIEHDDQGGDVQRLAQMMETSVIAAHDAIVGKANREHSLAGMGTTVTAVALSGGYWVLAHIGDSRAYLLRKGQLLRMTQDHSYVQHLINTGRISPAEAKSHPQRNVVMRVLGDFDIDPRPDIAIRKAEPGDRWMLCSDGLCGVLEDSTIGQTLASVADQGECAQQLVTMALKGGSTDNVTVVVGDATDAQDASALELPQQTPLIGGAASSNLEALADIVHQPVAAAPKLRESSTTSPAKRAADLAQSMQDSGSGQQTAQAEAADKAGESEAVAAGEDEQRLAQPSSSREEAGERDVPDTGEIPIVRKKDGSATADPYDPDVAKAIRQEHVQRRKQERAHKHHLRLAVVSAMVAVLAVLCGSSYGAYYWSQQQYYLGEDQSVVTIYQGVPTNVFGLSLSHPIEHTDIKVGNLPQSWRDQLRQGITVSNYDQAKDHADLIGQESRSLPKNGDSKSSSESSKSAQPSKMPETSSSPTTSPTMSDSAQNPNGAQASASPAPLAEGVDQQP from the coding sequence ATGACTACAACAACCGCATCAACTTCTACAAATACTGGCTTGTTCATTTCCTCCACCACCATCTCCGACATTGGCTACGTGCGCTCAGACAATCAGGATTCCTCCTTCGCTGGGCAGCATCTCATCGCCATGTGCGATGGCATGGGTGGCCACGCAGGCGGCGACACGGCTTCAACGATTGCTATTCGCTCCTTGGCTCACATTGAGCACGACGACCAGGGCGGCGATGTGCAGCGCCTCGCTCAGATGATGGAAACCTCCGTGATTGCGGCCCACGACGCGATTGTTGGCAAAGCCAACCGCGAGCACAGCTTGGCTGGCATGGGCACAACCGTTACAGCAGTGGCTCTTTCGGGCGGCTACTGGGTGCTGGCGCACATCGGAGATTCGCGCGCCTACCTTTTGCGCAAGGGCCAACTCCTGCGTATGACCCAAGACCATTCATACGTACAACACTTAATTAATACGGGCCGCATCTCGCCTGCCGAAGCCAAGAGCCACCCCCAGCGCAACGTCGTCATGCGGGTGTTGGGCGATTTCGACATCGACCCCCGCCCCGATATTGCCATTCGCAAGGCTGAGCCCGGCGACCGCTGGATGCTTTGCTCCGACGGCTTGTGCGGAGTGCTCGAAGACTCCACAATCGGCCAAACGCTGGCCTCTGTAGCCGATCAGGGCGAGTGCGCCCAGCAGTTGGTTACAATGGCACTCAAGGGTGGTTCCACCGACAATGTGACCGTCGTGGTAGGGGATGCCACTGACGCTCAAGATGCCTCGGCTCTAGAACTTCCCCAGCAGACTCCTCTCATCGGTGGCGCCGCTTCCTCCAACTTGGAAGCCCTTGCAGACATCGTGCACCAACCAGTAGCAGCAGCCCCCAAACTGCGCGAATCTTCAACCACTTCTCCGGCCAAGCGGGCCGCAGACTTGGCCCAGAGTATGCAGGATTCCGGCAGCGGTCAGCAGACAGCGCAGGCCGAAGCAGCAGATAAGGCAGGCGAATCTGAGGCAGTAGCAGCTGGCGAAGATGAACAGCGATTAGCCCAGCCTTCAAGTTCTCGCGAAGAAGCTGGCGAGCGCGATGTACCCGACACCGGCGAAATTCCAATCGTCCGTAAGAAAGACGGCTCTGCCACTGCAGACCCTTACGATCCAGACGTGGCCAAGGCCATCCGCCAAGAGCACGTGCAGCGACGCAAGCAGGAGCGAGCCCACAAGCATCACTTACGCCTAGCCGTAGTGAGCGCTATGGTGGCCGTGCTGGCAGTCTTGTGTGGCAGCAGCTATGGTGCTTACTACTGGAGCCAGCAGCAATATTATTTGGGCGAAGATCAGTCTGTAGTCACTATTTATCAGGGCGTGCCTACCAACGTCTTTGGCCTGAGCTTGTCGCATCCCATCGAGCACACCGACATCAAGGTGGGCAACCTACCGCAGTCTTGGCGAGACCAGCTACGCCAAGGCATCACGGTCTCCAACTACGACCAGGCCAAGGACCACGCCGATTTGATTGGGCAAGAGTCTCGGAGCCTGCCCAAAAACGGCGATTCCAAGAGCAGTAGCGAGTCAAGCAAGAGCGCCCAGCCCAGCAAGATGCCCGAGACCAGCAGCAGCCCCACCACTTCGCCTACAATGAGCGATTCGGCCCAGAATCCCAACGGTGCCCAAGCTAGCGCCAGCCCCGCTCCTCTGGCCGAGGGGGTGGATCAGCAACCATGA
- a CDS encoding FHA domain-containing protein FhaB/FipA has translation MLTELTFAILKYGFLALLWVFLWLAIRSLRKDIETFSPKVSRTQRKRQRAAKKAVPPAAPAPVSEQPADSRRGRGSSSRTNPALLVVIDGPLAGSSLPLSQQPITLGRASSNSLILDDEFVSSHHARVYQDPVSGEWAIEDLGSTNGTVVADQRIQAPTILPAGVPVRIGATTFELR, from the coding sequence ATGCTGACCGAACTGACTTTCGCCATTTTAAAGTATGGCTTTTTGGCACTGCTCTGGGTGTTCCTATGGCTTGCGATTCGTTCTTTGAGAAAAGACATCGAAACGTTTAGCCCTAAAGTATCGCGCACCCAGCGCAAGCGTCAGCGTGCCGCAAAAAAGGCAGTTCCGCCAGCCGCTCCAGCGCCTGTTAGTGAACAGCCCGCCGATTCTCGTCGGGGTCGAGGCAGCTCAAGTCGCACAAACCCAGCCCTGCTTGTGGTCATCGACGGACCACTTGCCGGCTCCTCGCTGCCCCTGAGCCAGCAGCCCATTACCTTGGGCAGGGCCAGCTCCAATTCGCTGATTTTAGACGACGAATTCGTCTCCTCCCATCATGCGCGCGTCTACCAAGACCCGGTCTCTGGCGAGTGGGCCATCGAAGATTTGGGATCTACCAATGGCACTGTTGTAGCCGACCAGCGCATTCAGGCTCCCACTATTTTGCCGGCCGGCGTGCCCGTGCGCATCGGTGCCACCACCTTTGAGTTGAGGTAG
- a CDS encoding DUF3662 and FHA domain-containing protein, with protein MSVLDRFEKSVEGAVNGVFSKFGSKDLQPVDLSSALEREIDAQAMPVGRDRTVAPNEYRFKLSTPDFDRIEQWGSEALANELADNLTKYAESQHYAFVGPVVVIFEEDLDLNKGDFHLSSESVQGNAAPVTSNEDSKDCPVLEINGRQYLLTAPTTVIGRGSACDIVIDDPGISRKHLQIDVTDKGVIARDLGSTNGTYVEGHQVPAATLLDGNTITVGRTRILYSPSSQEQEGE; from the coding sequence ATGAGCGTTCTCGATCGTTTTGAGAAGAGCGTTGAAGGCGCCGTGAATGGCGTATTTTCAAAGTTCGGCTCCAAAGATCTACAGCCCGTTGATCTATCGAGCGCCCTTGAGCGTGAGATTGACGCGCAGGCCATGCCCGTCGGTCGCGACCGCACAGTGGCGCCCAACGAATACCGCTTCAAGCTGTCTACACCAGACTTTGACCGCATTGAGCAGTGGGGTTCCGAAGCGCTAGCCAACGAGCTAGCCGACAACCTCACCAAGTATGCGGAAAGCCAGCACTATGCCTTCGTTGGCCCGGTTGTGGTGATTTTTGAAGAGGATTTGGACTTAAACAAGGGCGATTTCCACCTGAGTTCCGAGTCGGTACAGGGCAATGCTGCGCCCGTTACCTCCAACGAGGACTCTAAGGACTGCCCGGTTCTGGAGATTAACGGCCGCCAATACTTGCTTACGGCTCCCACTACGGTGATTGGGCGGGGTTCTGCCTGCGACATCGTTATTGACGATCCGGGCATCTCCCGTAAGCACCTCCAAATCGATGTCACCGACAAGGGTGTCATTGCTCGCGACCTTGGTTCCACCAACGGCACGTATGTGGAGGGCCATCAGGTCCCCGCAGCCACGCTGCTCGATGGCAACACCATTACCGTAGGCCGTACTCGTATCCTTTACTCCCCCTCTTCTCAGGAGCAAGAGGGGGAGTAA
- a CDS encoding S9 family peptidase, with the protein MAEQVEEQAALTQAEEQTQQQAQLHIADYPQAKARTLRFTLGSPRSIRAVGDGKRAFFLRSGGPEDFETSLWMSTFDPSGEHKEVLLADPRQLLGEGADEAVPAEEKARRERSREGGQGIVAYSTDRAGHRVVFALGGQLWLVQVDSDGLGGSVRALGGQDAQMLDKVHNIVNPTLSPDGTRVAYTTGRELVVVTIGVDGEPDTMRLALALPQGESDDVKLGLAEFVAGEEMDRYEGFWWSPQSDALLVEAFDASAEPVWYLSDPANPSQPAAARRYPQALTANAKVGLFLVKLKTDGSAAGLSQVEWAHESFEYLAVARWQAGHGPLILVQNRRQTDDQILAVDVEHPTRSDESPEASDPGVLDFANRSQLPVLATEVLSAHSNPQWLDLVPGLPAYTPDGRLAEALVDLNTDTTRLGLDGQMISPAGCQLREVLDLGEGDALAVVSSDPRSFDLMRFGYDGSLKVLNSRPGMWTASRAGRGIVVSGQTMQEPGVCAWHTLLASGAQLDALACSGKSQPKAGVEVCSHLHSQAAQPGFTPNVDFVRLGEDQLFAAVVRPSVGSPWEGEDHLPVLLKPYGGPGFQQVVFSQSYYWDAQWWADQGFIVLTADGHGTTGRGPTWDRAIFEKMAQVTLDDQVAAVQALPDLVPQADLSRVAMIGWSYGGFLSALSVLRAPEVVHAACAGAPPTDWTLYDTHYTERYLGLDSAVYRRNSIIDDAPKLRRPLMLIHGFADDNVSVANTLRLSQALMAAGRPHTVLPLTGITHMTNDPVVAEHLLVLQRDFLYEALGVQSRD; encoded by the coding sequence ATGGCGGAACAGGTTGAAGAGCAGGCGGCGCTGACCCAGGCCGAAGAGCAGACGCAGCAGCAGGCCCAGCTACACATCGCTGACTACCCCCAGGCCAAGGCGCGCACCTTGCGCTTTACCCTCGGCAGCCCGCGCTCGATTCGGGCGGTGGGAGACGGTAAGCGTGCCTTCTTCTTGCGCTCCGGCGGCCCTGAAGACTTTGAAACCAGTCTGTGGATGAGCACTTTTGATCCCAGCGGCGAGCATAAGGAAGTGTTGCTGGCAGACCCGCGCCAACTCTTGGGTGAGGGTGCAGACGAGGCAGTTCCGGCCGAGGAGAAAGCCCGTCGTGAACGCTCGCGTGAGGGTGGTCAGGGAATTGTGGCCTACAGCACCGATAGGGCGGGCCACCGGGTGGTCTTTGCCTTGGGCGGTCAGCTGTGGCTGGTGCAGGTGGATTCCGACGGCTTGGGCGGCAGCGTGCGTGCTCTGGGTGGCCAAGATGCGCAAATGCTTGATAAAGTCCACAATATTGTGAACCCCACGCTTTCGCCCGACGGCACTCGCGTGGCTTACACTACCGGCCGCGAACTAGTAGTTGTGACCATTGGCGTTGATGGCGAGCCCGATACGATGCGTTTGGCTCTCGCGCTGCCCCAAGGCGAAAGCGACGATGTGAAGCTGGGCCTAGCTGAGTTCGTGGCCGGCGAAGAGATGGACCGCTATGAGGGCTTCTGGTGGTCGCCCCAATCCGATGCCCTGCTGGTCGAGGCCTTCGACGCTAGCGCCGAGCCTGTCTGGTACCTGAGTGACCCAGCCAATCCCAGCCAGCCCGCCGCCGCCCGCCGTTATCCGCAGGCCTTAACCGCCAACGCAAAAGTCGGCCTCTTCCTCGTCAAGCTCAAAACGGACGGGAGCGCTGCCGGACTCTCGCAGGTGGAGTGGGCCCATGAAAGCTTTGAATACTTGGCAGTGGCCCGTTGGCAGGCAGGGCACGGACCGCTGATTTTGGTGCAGAACCGCCGGCAGACCGACGACCAAATTTTGGCCGTAGATGTGGAGCACCCTACCCGCTCCGATGAATCCCCCGAAGCCAGTGACCCGGGCGTGCTCGACTTTGCCAACCGTAGCCAGCTGCCCGTTCTTGCCACAGAAGTGCTCAGCGCCCACTCCAACCCCCAATGGCTGGACCTCGTGCCCGGCCTGCCTGCCTACACGCCCGACGGCCGCTTGGCAGAAGCGCTCGTAGACCTCAATACGGATACCACCCGCTTAGGGCTCGACGGGCAGATGATTTCGCCGGCCGGCTGCCAGCTGCGCGAAGTCTTAGATTTGGGGGAAGGCGACGCGCTCGCAGTGGTCTCTTCCGACCCGCGTTCCTTCGATTTGATGCGCTTTGGCTACGACGGCAGCCTCAAAGTTTTGAACTCGCGGCCTGGCATGTGGACCGCTTCGCGCGCTGGGCGGGGGATTGTGGTTTCCGGGCAGACTATGCAGGAGCCGGGTGTGTGCGCTTGGCATACCCTGCTGGCCTCCGGTGCCCAGCTCGATGCCCTGGCTTGTAGTGGTAAATCGCAGCCCAAGGCCGGCGTCGAGGTCTGCTCCCACCTGCACAGTCAGGCCGCGCAGCCCGGTTTCACACCGAATGTGGACTTTGTGCGCTTGGGTGAGGACCAGCTCTTTGCCGCAGTTGTGCGCCCCTCGGTCGGCAGCCCCTGGGAGGGCGAGGACCACTTGCCTGTCTTGCTTAAGCCCTACGGTGGACCCGGTTTCCAGCAGGTAGTGTTCAGTCAGTCTTACTACTGGGATGCGCAGTGGTGGGCGGACCAAGGCTTCATTGTGCTCACCGCAGATGGCCACGGCACTACTGGTCGCGGCCCCACTTGGGATAGGGCAATTTTTGAGAAGATGGCTCAGGTGACTTTGGACGACCAAGTGGCGGCGGTGCAAGCCCTGCCAGATTTGGTGCCCCAGGCCGATTTGAGCCGGGTAGCGATGATTGGCTGGTCTTACGGCGGCTTCCTCTCTGCGCTCTCGGTCTTGCGCGCGCCTGAGGTGGTGCATGCAGCCTGCGCTGGTGCCCCTCCGACCGATTGGACCCTTTACGATACTCATTACACCGAGCGCTATTTGGGATTGGATTCGGCAGTCTACCGCCGCAATTCCATAATCGACGATGCGCCCAAACTCCGCCGCCCACTCATGCTGATTCACGGCTTTGCGGACGACAACGTTTCGGTGGCCAACACGCTGCGCCTCTCCCAAGCGCTGATGGCTGCGGGCCGCCCTCATACGGTGCTGCCTCTCACGGGCATTACGCACATGACCAACGACCCAGTTGTGGCCGAGCATTTGCTGGTTTTGCAGCGCGACTTCCTCTATGAGGCGCTAGGAGTGCAATCGCGAGACTAG
- a CDS encoding alpha-N-arabinofuranosidase, which yields MVSKQAGVGESRADSAAQAVAPDQAEQAALSFAGVEPKAQVPARIFGSFVEHLGRCVYGGIYEPGHPSADEDGFRQDVLDLVKELGVTCVRYPGGNFVSGYRWEDGTGPRELRPVRRDLAWHATESNQMGIDDFYRWSRKAGTEIMLAVNMGTRGLAEALDELEYVNGAPGTALADRRVRNGIPEPMGISMWCIGNEMDGPWQVGHMNQEEYAAAVERAAHAMKLVEPGLELVACGSSSAHMPTFGSWERTVLTQAYEHVDFVSCHAYYYERGAASLQDFLASSEDMEAFIATVVAAADDARAVNKGSKDIALSFDEWGVWNQEVWNGEENERQQAKGLHTEPWPQAPHQLEDIYTVADAVVEGSLMITLLSHADRVRSASRAQLVNVIAPIMAEEGGPAWKQTIFYPFAEAAQRVKGSIVVPRVSSPKLETSSYGRVDALKAVASWDQESGSGVLLMVNRDVESAHQVRVDVGALAGGAGDAAVRVSGAKVLYDADIHATNSAQEPYRVKPVELPVQVEADGQLAFELPAVSWAAIELSR from the coding sequence ATGGTAAGCAAGCAAGCGGGAGTGGGCGAAAGCCGGGCAGATTCGGCAGCACAGGCGGTAGCCCCGGATCAGGCAGAGCAGGCAGCGCTCTCCTTCGCAGGTGTGGAACCCAAAGCGCAAGTACCCGCGCGCATTTTTGGCTCATTCGTAGAGCACCTAGGCCGCTGTGTGTATGGCGGCATTTATGAGCCTGGCCATCCCAGCGCTGATGAAGACGGATTCCGACAAGATGTACTGGACTTAGTCAAGGAATTGGGCGTAACCTGCGTGCGCTACCCGGGCGGCAATTTCGTTTCCGGCTACCGCTGGGAAGACGGCACGGGGCCACGCGAACTGCGCCCGGTGCGCCGCGACTTGGCCTGGCATGCCACCGAAAGCAACCAAATGGGCATCGACGACTTTTACCGCTGGTCGCGCAAGGCTGGCACCGAAATCATGCTCGCAGTCAACATGGGTACCCGCGGTTTGGCTGAAGCGCTCGATGAACTTGAATATGTGAATGGTGCTCCGGGCACGGCTCTAGCGGACCGACGCGTGCGTAATGGCATTCCCGAGCCCATGGGCATCTCCATGTGGTGCATCGGCAACGAAATGGACGGCCCCTGGCAAGTTGGCCACATGAACCAGGAGGAATATGCGGCGGCAGTAGAGCGCGCGGCCCACGCCATGAAGCTAGTAGAGCCGGGCTTGGAACTCGTGGCTTGCGGTTCCTCTTCCGCCCACATGCCCACCTTCGGCTCCTGGGAGCGTACAGTGCTCACTCAGGCCTACGAACACGTGGACTTCGTCTCCTGCCATGCCTACTACTATGAGCGCGGAGCTGCCAGTTTGCAAGACTTTTTGGCCTCGTCCGAAGATATGGAAGCCTTCATCGCTACCGTGGTGGCTGCGGCCGACGATGCGCGCGCGGTCAACAAGGGTAGCAAAGACATCGCCCTCTCCTTCGACGAGTGGGGCGTGTGGAATCAAGAGGTATGGAATGGTGAGGAAAATGAGCGGCAGCAGGCGAAGGGCCTCCATACCGAGCCTTGGCCGCAGGCGCCCCACCAGTTGGAAGACATTTACACGGTGGCCGACGCGGTGGTAGAGGGCTCGCTGATGATTACGCTCTTGAGTCATGCTGACCGGGTGCGCTCCGCCTCGCGTGCCCAGCTGGTCAATGTGATTGCGCCGATTATGGCCGAGGAGGGCGGCCCAGCTTGGAAGCAGACCATCTTCTATCCCTTCGCCGAGGCAGCTCAGCGGGTTAAGGGTTCGATTGTAGTGCCGCGCGTGAGCAGTCCCAAGCTGGAGACGAGCAGCTACGGGCGGGTGGATGCCTTGAAAGCAGTGGCTTCTTGGGATCAGGAGTCCGGCAGCGGGGTCTTGCTTATGGTGAATCGCGATGTGGAATCTGCTCACCAGGTGCGTGTGGATGTAGGCGCGCTTGCGGGCGGAGCTGGTGACGCGGCGGTGCGGGTCAGTGGGGCCAAGGTGCTCTACGATGCTGATATTCACGCCACGAATTCGGCTCAGGAGCCCTACCGTGTGAAGCCCGTGGAGCTGCCGGTGCAGGTGGAAGCCGATGGCCAGCTAGCTTTCGAGCTGCCTGCCGTGTCTTGGGCTGCTATCGAGTTGAGTCGGTAG
- a CDS encoding chloride channel protein yields MRRGWGLACSTLVLGGLTGVSSGLLSRFLDVIEQVFLGFVESPSLAGPFLAPAWRRLASVVVGGVIAAVIWYLLRNKTAKVPSVGKAVKGAWMPVWQTVVHVVTQIFLVATGASIGREVAPREVGALLGGVWFRVGRKLGLTEADRPLLVAAAAGAGFAGIYISPLTGALFGVEVLLGSVDLATIAVCLGMSSISALVGGSIRGFDAYYMVGSQDFSHWTMLFALVAGPLAGLLGAGFKRLTSWAESHQTTGRAILWQLPAVAALTGVVAMVLPEIMGNGRALAQTAMNVTSSSVLSFSGSSGRSMWTLVLLFATMAVWKIIATVFTIRAGASGGTLTPSIAIGAALGVIIALLSTLVVPGIHFWQAAVIGAAATLAASQQAPLMALMMVFEVCHLQAPALMPLTLAVALATAVSRAVLSAANRQSAAKRQSADEVKQ; encoded by the coding sequence ATGCGGCGCGGGTGGGGTCTCGCCTGCTCCACCCTTGTGTTGGGCGGGCTTACGGGCGTTTCCTCAGGGCTGCTCTCGCGCTTTTTGGACGTAATCGAGCAGGTCTTTCTTGGCTTTGTAGAGAGCCCATCCCTGGCCGGCCCCTTCTTGGCACCCGCTTGGCGGCGCTTGGCCTCGGTTGTAGTCGGCGGCGTTATCGCAGCTGTGATTTGGTACCTGCTGCGCAACAAAACTGCCAAAGTGCCTTCGGTGGGCAAGGCCGTTAAGGGCGCTTGGATGCCGGTTTGGCAGACTGTAGTCCACGTTGTGACGCAGATTTTCTTAGTGGCGACTGGTGCTTCCATCGGTCGAGAGGTGGCTCCCCGTGAGGTCGGCGCTCTGCTCGGGGGCGTATGGTTCCGGGTTGGGCGCAAGCTGGGGCTCACCGAGGCCGACCGCCCGCTTTTGGTGGCCGCAGCGGCCGGAGCTGGCTTCGCAGGCATCTATATTTCGCCCCTGACCGGCGCCCTCTTTGGCGTCGAAGTGCTCTTGGGATCAGTTGACTTAGCAACGATTGCCGTGTGCTTGGGTATGTCGTCAATCTCAGCCCTAGTGGGCGGCTCCATTCGCGGTTTTGATGCTTACTATATGGTTGGTTCGCAAGATTTTTCGCACTGGACTATGCTGTTTGCGCTCGTGGCCGGCCCGCTAGCTGGGCTGCTGGGCGCCGGTTTCAAGCGTTTAACCTCTTGGGCTGAATCCCATCAAACAACTGGTCGCGCCATCCTTTGGCAGCTGCCGGCCGTTGCTGCTCTCACCGGCGTGGTGGCCATGGTTTTGCCCGAGATTATGGGCAACGGCCGTGCTCTCGCTCAGACCGCCATGAACGTTACATCCTCAAGCGTGCTGAGTTTTTCCGGGTCTTCCGGCCGCTCCATGTGGACTCTAGTTCTGCTGTTTGCAACGATGGCAGTGTGGAAGATTATTGCCACCGTTTTCACTATCCGCGCGGGTGCTTCCGGCGGCACCCTAACTCCGTCAATAGCAATCGGTGCTGCTCTGGGAGTAATTATTGCCCTGCTGAGCACCCTCGTTGTGCCCGGCATCCACTTCTGGCAGGCCGCCGTCATCGGTGCAGCCGCCACGCTCGCCGCCTCCCAGCAAGCCCCGCTCATGGCCCTCATGATGGTCTTCGAGGTCTGCCACCTGCAAGCCCCGGCCCTCATGCCGCTGACTCTGGCCGTAGCGCTTGCCACCGCCGTTTCCCGAGCAGTGTTGAGCGCTGCGAACCGCCAGAGCGCGGCAAAGCGCCAGAGTGCCGATGAAGTAAAGCAATAA